From the Verrucomicrobiota bacterium genome, one window contains:
- a CDS encoding addiction module protein, whose product MKTSIEELTREALQLPPRQRVALAGFLLEIDQSSGDLGVDDAWEHEIEARIKAIDNGSVTGIPYNDVMSEADKRLN is encoded by the coding sequence ATGAAAACGAGCATTGAAGAACTCACCCGTGAAGCTCTCCAGCTTCCCCCTCGCCAGAGAGTCGCACTTGCTGGTTTTCTGCTGGAAATCGATCAGTCGAGCGGTGATCTGGGAGTCGATGATGCCTGGGAGCACGAGATCGAAGCTCGAATCAAGGCTATCGATAACGGCTCTGTGACGGGAATTCCCTACAACGATGTCATGAGCGAAGCCGACAAGCGTCTTAATTGA
- a CDS encoding type II toxin-antitoxin system RelE/ParE family toxin, with amino-acid sequence MDINFVPLARDEFLDAISYYEDAHTGLGYRFKDEVTRYVLWLSEHHKLYRMRSGGYRRINLRIFPYYIPYVLRNDTLWVLAIAHSSRKPNYWITGDSKS; translated from the coding sequence ATGGATATCAACTTTGTCCCGCTGGCAAGGGATGAGTTTCTCGACGCGATTTCCTATTACGAAGATGCTCATACCGGACTGGGTTACCGCTTCAAAGATGAAGTCACCCGTTATGTCCTGTGGCTGTCCGAACATCATAAATTATACAGGATGCGCTCCGGGGGCTATCGTCGCATTAATCTCCGCATTTTCCCCTACTATATTCCCTACGTATTACGAAATGATACTCTATGGGTCTTAGCGATTGCACATAGTTCGCGAAAACCAAACTACTGGATCACCGGAGATTCAAAGTCGTAG
- a CDS encoding type II toxin-antitoxin system prevent-host-death family antitoxin, with protein MKTITIRELHMKTGEYVRQALEEPLIITQRGQAIAVLKPLQSFELIGAKMPKRKLSDLPKVKIDSTPLVSDERDAR; from the coding sequence ATGAAGACAATCACCATCCGGGAGCTCCACATGAAAACGGGGGAGTATGTCCGCCAGGCTTTGGAGGAACCCCTCATAATTACCCAACGCGGTCAAGCCATCGCCGTCCTCAAACCCCTTCAATCCTTTGAATTGATTGGCGCAAAAATGCCCAAACGGAAGCTGAGCGATTTGCCCAAAGTCAAAATCGACTCAACGCCTCTGGTCTCTGATGAACGGGACGCCCGATGA
- a CDS encoding type II toxin-antitoxin system VapC family toxin, translating into MIYFDTSYIIKCYLAEPGSPDVLELAQNTSGLASCILGRIEFFSGLHRHLREKRITTAEHKKVVKLFESDEKNGVWTWFPMTNTLAKMACNHFSHLPSDQFLRSFDAIHLTCASEQGFPEIYSNDKHLLTAAPLFNLAGKNVIP; encoded by the coding sequence ATGATTTATTTCGATACGAGCTACATAATAAAGTGTTACTTGGCTGAGCCCGGCTCACCCGATGTCTTGGAGCTTGCTCAAAACACGTCAGGTCTGGCATCCTGCATTTTAGGACGGATAGAATTCTTCTCCGGACTCCATCGCCATCTGCGGGAAAAAAGAATCACGACAGCCGAGCACAAAAAAGTCGTAAAACTTTTTGAATCAGACGAAAAAAACGGAGTTTGGACATGGTTCCCCATGACCAATACCCTTGCAAAAATGGCATGTAACCATTTTTCCCATCTTCCCAGTGATCAATTCCTCCGCTCTTTTGATGCTATCCATCTCACTTGTGCCAGCGAGCAAGGTTTCCCCGAGATTTACTCCAATGACAAACACCTACTCACCGCCGCTCCACTTTTTAATCTCGCGGGGAAAAATGTGATCCCTTGA
- a CDS encoding phytanoyl-CoA dioxygenase family protein, whose protein sequence is MMTQPLHILSAEQMNQWEKDGFIHLKGLIEPACIAAMNHMMEEIVDEIIQKYMVEGVITDDRKDLPYEKRLTILNMKAIEFGRSFRAVISRKGLYQLNNDPSLVKALRDVMGDEICGVPAYNARPNLPHNKVMTVPWHQDLGYYGAAAQQCNLITCWLPLVSVTEDMGAMQVIRGSHKWDFIPHFQGKNEGGFLETEELKNSEEDVITFVMEPGDVLMFNSFMMHRSVPNVSDKIRWSVDLRFAVPGEYLGKDGNLIFHTKNEKGEWVSREDYWIITSQNKPVTTEEDWLTWVQAWYGDQIHPTPNKKISG, encoded by the coding sequence ATGATGACGCAACCCTTACACATCTTATCTGCTGAACAAATGAACCAATGGGAAAAAGATGGATTTATCCATTTAAAAGGTCTCATTGAACCGGCTTGCATTGCGGCCATGAATCACATGATGGAAGAGATCGTTGATGAGATCATTCAAAAGTACATGGTTGAAGGAGTGATCACTGATGACCGCAAAGATCTTCCGTATGAAAAGCGATTAACGATTCTCAACATGAAAGCCATTGAGTTTGGCCGCAGTTTTCGTGCGGTGATTTCGCGTAAAGGGTTGTATCAGTTAAATAACGACCCAAGTTTGGTCAAAGCCTTACGAGATGTGATGGGCGATGAGATTTGTGGTGTACCTGCTTACAACGCGCGGCCTAACTTACCTCATAACAAAGTGATGACCGTACCTTGGCATCAGGATTTAGGGTATTACGGTGCCGCCGCTCAACAATGTAACCTCATCACGTGCTGGTTGCCTTTGGTTTCAGTGACCGAAGACATGGGGGCCATGCAAGTGATTCGGGGATCACATAAATGGGATTTTATTCCTCATTTTCAAGGTAAGAACGAAGGTGGATTTTTAGAAACTGAGGAATTGAAAAATTCTGAAGAGGACGTGATCACCTTCGTAATGGAGCCCGGAGACGTTTTGATGTTTAATTCATTTATGATGCATCGGTCAGTGCCCAATGTATCGGACAAGATTCGTTGGTCGGTTGACCTGCGATTTGCAGTCCCGGGTGAATATCTGGGCAAAGATGGGAATCTGATCTTCCATACCAAGAATGAAAAAGGGGAATGGGTGTCTCGCGAAGATTATTGGATAATAACCAGTCAAAACAAACCTGTGACGACGGAGGAAGATTGGCTCACGTGGGTTCAGGCTTGGTACGGAGATCAAATCCACCCGACCCCAAACAAGAAAATTTCTGGTTAG
- the bioB gene encoding biotin synthase BioB, with translation MKRTVTLPEIRSVYHLPLFELIEKARKVYKENWHATEVQLCTLLSIKTGGCSEDCGYCAQSAKNNTGLKAERLLPVEEVLEKATLAKQNGSTRFCMGAAWKGIREDDPRFDEILEMVQGVTGMGLEACVTLGSLTAGGARRLKAAGLDAYNHNIDTSPEYYDKIVTSHTFQDRLNTIKHVQEAGISVCCGGIIGLGESEDHRLQMLQVLTTFEPQPESIPINALVAVEGTPLEKQQPVNSFELIRLIATTRIFFPHAKVRLSAGRTSLSKEAQAMAFYSGANSIFYGDKLLTTPNPDADEDLKLLRELDLLPEAPTPVAAEPLAPV, from the coding sequence ATGAAACGTACTGTCACCCTCCCCGAGATCCGTTCTGTTTATCATCTGCCCCTTTTTGAGCTGATCGAAAAAGCGAGGAAAGTTTATAAGGAAAACTGGCATGCGACCGAGGTCCAGCTTTGCACATTACTTTCGATTAAAACCGGGGGATGCTCCGAAGATTGCGGGTATTGCGCCCAGAGTGCCAAAAATAACACGGGCCTGAAAGCCGAGAGACTCTTGCCGGTCGAAGAAGTCCTCGAAAAAGCCACCCTCGCAAAACAAAATGGGTCCACCCGTTTTTGTATGGGTGCGGCCTGGAAGGGAATCCGTGAGGATGATCCCCGTTTTGACGAGATTTTGGAGATGGTGCAAGGGGTGACAGGAATGGGGCTCGAAGCCTGTGTGACGCTGGGGTCCCTGACTGCGGGTGGAGCCCGCCGGTTAAAAGCCGCCGGACTCGATGCCTATAACCACAATATCGATACCAGCCCTGAATATTATGATAAGATCGTCACGAGCCACACTTTCCAAGATCGGCTCAATACGATTAAACATGTCCAAGAAGCCGGTATTTCCGTGTGTTGCGGGGGTATTATCGGCCTCGGTGAATCCGAGGATCACCGCCTGCAAATGCTCCAGGTGCTGACCACTTTTGAGCCCCAGCCTGAGAGTATCCCGATCAATGCGCTAGTCGCCGTCGAGGGTACCCCGCTGGAAAAGCAACAACCGGTCAACTCCTTTGAACTCATCCGGCTGATCGCGACCACCCGCATTTTTTTCCCACACGCAAAGGTGCGCTTGTCCGCGGGACGCACGAGCCTGTCGAAGGAAGCCCAGGCCATGGCGTTTTATTCGGGAGCGAATTCGATTTTTTACGGGGACAAATTACTCACCACACCAAATCCCGATGCCGACGAAGATCTGAAACTCCTCCGCGAACTCGACCTCCTGCCCGAGGCCCCGACCCCCGTGGCCGCCGAGCCACTTGCACCGGTGTAA
- a CDS encoding excisionase family DNA-binding protein: MIPEEQIAELAKLFAKQGHVALIDSQGNQIHLPEALFEHFARIVRLMSEKKAIVMVPEEEAFTTQAAANYLGVSRQHLVDLIEKAEIPHHRVGTHRRVTFADLLAFEKRRDQTRRKTLDELAEEVEKAGLYHTDHTGDQ; this comes from the coding sequence ATGATCCCAGAGGAGCAAATTGCTGAACTGGCCAAATTATTCGCCAAACAAGGGCATGTTGCATTGATCGATTCGCAGGGGAATCAGATTCATCTGCCTGAAGCGCTCTTCGAGCATTTTGCTCGGATCGTGCGGCTGATGTCGGAAAAAAAAGCCATTGTGATGGTGCCGGAGGAAGAAGCTTTCACGACACAGGCTGCCGCAAATTATTTAGGCGTATCCCGACAACATCTAGTTGATCTCATTGAAAAGGCTGAGATTCCCCATCACCGAGTGGGCACCCATCGCAGGGTCACTTTTGCCGATCTTCTCGCCTTCGAAAAACGGAGAGATCAGACCCGGCGCAAAACTCTGGACGAACTTGCCGAGGAGGTGGAAAAGGCCGGCCTCTACCATACCGACCACACAGGAGACCAGTGA